Proteins encoded within one genomic window of Leucoraja erinacea ecotype New England chromosome 24, Leri_hhj_1, whole genome shotgun sequence:
- the LOC129708662 gene encoding G-protein coupled receptor 37-like 1 — translation MFLSLAVLFLLRGFAFVSAVSGGQPGPGMETREEMVDLQLGNKETGVQLLPEAEMHATGAPSPGWDSGNSRSGQKLGNVTVYPLSAEFRGRRGAGGNGQVITEEATAVSLRNNSTEPRHLSPTHLQITSRVPLSPFEDDGAQLQGEGTRGVADEQSLGMETTARRLQLENGSYSLPDTTYSAYAVVLLSLVLFTVGIIGNLAVMCIVCHNYYMKSAWNNILAGMACWDFLVIFFCLPVVVFNEITKKRLLGDIGCKVVPYLEVSSLGVTTFSLCALSIDRFRSATTIQSQLRLIESCLSIVAKMAVIWIGSMLLGLPEVLLWQLNQKTSIISGVITDYCMIQTSSNLPEHIYGLALTYENSRMWWYFGCYFCLPIIFSVTCQLVTRRVKSTEKKSDLKTTSKLGHYESQRNFTLIGLTILYGCCIIPENIANIVVAYTSPEISKETIDLLNIINQFFLFFKSSVTPVLVLCLCKPLGRAFMDCCCCCCDECAPESTACDVHDSKLKMEMASIFCDNPKETTTMMTLGTQC, via the exons ATGTTTCTCTCTCTTGCTGTTTTATTTCTGCTCCGGGGTTTTGCTTTCGTGTCTGCGGTCTCTGGAGGGCAGCCTGGCCCGGGGATGGAGACCAGGGAAGAGATGGTCGATTTACAACTGGGGAATAAGGAGACCGGCGTTCAGCTGCTACCTGAAGCCGAAATGCATGCGACAGGTGCACCGAGCCCAGGCTGGGATTCAGGAAACTCGAGATCTGGGCAAAAGTTGGGAAATGTGACTGTCTATCCCCTAAGCGCCGAGTTTAGGGGACGGCGCGGGGCTGGCGGCAATGGCCAAGTTATCACGGAGGAGGCGACTGCCGTTTCTCTGCGCAACAACTCAACAGAGCCCCGCCACCTCTCGCCCACTCACCTCCAAATAACTTCCAGGGTCCCTCTTTCTCCGTTCGAAGACGACGGGGCGCAGTTGCAAGGAGAAGGGACGCGAGGTGTTGCAGACGAACAGAGTCTGGGAATGGAGACGACGGCGAGGAGGCTGCAATTGGAGAACGGCTCCTACTCGCTCCCTGACACCACCTACAGTGCTTACGCCGTGGTCCTTCTCTCCTTGGTACTCTTCACCGTCGGCATCATCGGCAACCTGGCCGTGATGTGCATTGTTTGCCACAACTACTACATGAAAAGCGCCTGGAACAATATCCTGGCTGGCATGGCATGTTGGGACTTCTTGGTCATCTTCTTCTGCCTGCCTGTGGTGGTCTTCAACGAGATCACCAAGAAGCGGCTTCTAGGAGACATCGGCTGCAAGGTCGTGCCTTATTTGGAG GTCTCTTCTCTTGGGGTCACCACCTTTAGTCTGTGTGCACTAAGCATTGACAGGTTTCGGTCTGCAACAACTATACAATCACAGCTCAGGCTGATAGAAAGTTGTCTATCTATTGTGGCTAAGATGGCAGTCATCTGGATAGGATCCATGTTATTAGGCCTCCCTGAGGTCCTCctctggcaactgaaccaaaaGACTTCCATTATCTCTGGAGTTATCACCGACTATTGCATGATTCAGACATCTTCGAATCTCCCCGAGCATATCTATGGACTCGCACTAACCTACGAGAATTCCAGGATGTGGTGGTATTTCGGATGCTACTTTTGCTTGCCGATCATTTTCTCTGTAACCTGCCAGTTAGTGACAAGAAGGGTGAAAAGCACTGAAAAGAAATCTGACCTCAAAACTACATCTAAGCTGGGCCATTATGAAAGTCAAAGGAACTTTACCCTGATTGGCCTAACCATCCTCTACGGCTGCTGTATCATTCCAGAAAACATCGCCAACATTGTGGTAGCTTATACATCTCCTGAAATCTCCAAGGAGACCATTGATTTACTCAACATCATCAATCAGTTCTTTCTGTTCTTTAAGTCGTCTGTAACCCCGGTGTTGGTTCTCTGCCTCTGTAAGCCTCTGGGCCGTGCCTTCAtggattgctgctgctgctgctgtgatgAATGTGCCCCAGAATCCACGGCATGTGACGTTCACGATAGCAAGTTGAAGATGGAAATGGCATCCATTTTCTGCGATAATCCGAAGGAAACAACAACAATGATGACTCTTGGTACCCAATGTTAA